A window of the Sardina pilchardus chromosome 21, fSarPil1.1, whole genome shotgun sequence genome harbors these coding sequences:
- the LOC134068665 gene encoding neuronal acetylcholine receptor subunit alpha-3-like — MSQLVKVDELNQIMETNLWLRHIWKDYKLKWNPKEFGGVEFIRVPSNRIWKPDIVLYNNAVGDFQVDDKTKALLRYNGEVTWIPPAIFKSSCKIDVTYFPFDYQNCTMKFGSWTYDKAKIDLVLIGTTINLRDFWESGEWVIIDAPGYKHDIKYNCCEEIYTDITYSLYIRRLPLFYTINMIIPCLLISFLTVLVFYLPSDCGEKVTLCISVLLSLTVFLLVITETIPSTSLVIPLIGEYLLFTMIFVTLSIVITVFVLNVHYRTPKTHTMPQWVRGVFLGVLPRVMFMTRPERNPQRFSSQPGHFLSPPAPLPPPPPPYPCTLHSSSSASSSAASSTLNRQRLFLSAELSALHGPGGGSLSLTSDPATLLCREGRCSCCWRQRAGKLPGDGRGGAAGGAGTQGSLGTVSGGLGLGGGVGVGVGVGAGAAGSPCSSSESLDLGVLTLSTLSPEVREAIESVKYIAENMRLQNEAKEVQDDWKYVAMVIDRIFLWVFILVCILGTAGLFLQPLLLGEDI; from the exons GATGAACTTAATCAGATCATGGAGACCAACCTTTGGCTCAGACAT ATCTGGAAAGACTACAAGCTGAAATGGAACCCAAAAGAGTTCGGCGGCGTTGAGTTCATCCGTGTGCCATCCAACCGGATCTGGAAGCCGGACATCGTCCTGTACAACAA TGCCGTTGGGGATTTCCAGGTGGACGACAAGACCAAAGCTCTGCTGCGCTACAACGGAGAGGTGACCTGGATCCCGCCGGCCATCTTCAAGAGCTCCTGCAAGATCGACGTCACCTACTTCCCCTTCGACTACCAGAACTGCACCATGAAGTTCGGCTCGTGGACCTACGACAAGGCCAAGATCGACCTGGTGCTCATCGGCACCACCATCAACCTGCGCGACTTCTGGGAGAGCGGCGAGTGGGTGATCATCGACGCGCCGGGCTACAAGCACGACATCAAGTACAACTGCTGCGAGGAGATCTACACAGACATCACGTACTCGCTGTACATCCGCCGCCTGCCGCTCTTCTACACCATCAACATGATCATCCCGTGCCTGCTCATCTCCTTCCTCACCGTGCTGGTCTTCTACCTGCCGTCCGACTGCGGCGAGAAGGTCACGCTGTGCATCTCCGTGCTGCTGTCGCTGACCGTCTTCCTGCTGGTCATCACCGAGACCATCCCGAGCACGTCGCTGGTGATCCCGCTGATCGGCGAGTACCTGCTCTTCACCATGATCTTCGTCACGCTGTCCATCGTCATCACGGTGTTCGTGCTGAACGTGCACTACCGCACGCCCAAGACGCACACCATGCCGCAGTGGGTGCGCGGCGTCTTCCTGGGCGTGCTGCCGCGCGTCATGTTCATGACCCGGCCCGAGCGCAACCCGCAGCGCTTCAGCAGCCAGCCGGGTCACTTCCTGTCGCCGCCCGCCCCGCtcccgcccccgcccccaccctacccctgcaccctgcactcctcctcctccgcctcctcctccgccgcctcctccaccctcaac CGGCAGCGCCTCTTCCTGAGCGCGGAGCTGTCCGCGCTGCACGGCCCCGGGGGGGGCAGCCTGtcgctgacctctgaccccgccACGCTCCTGTGCCGCGAGGgccgctgcagctgctgctggcgcCAGAGGGCCGGTAAGCTGCCCGGCGACGGCAGAGGGGGCGCCGCCGGAGGAGCGGGTACCCAGGGCAGCCTGGGCACGGTCAGCGGAGGCCTCGGATTGGGCGGCGGGGTCGGGGTCGGGGTCGGGGTCGGGGCGGGGGCGGCAGGAAGCCCCTGCTCGAGTTCGGAGTCGCTGGACTTGGGGGTGCTGACCCTGTCCACCCTCTCGCCCGAGGTCAGGGAGGCCATCGAGAGCGTGAAGTACATCGCCGAGAACATGAGGCTTCAGAACGAGGCCAAGGAG